The following nucleotide sequence is from Anabaena sphaerica FACHB-251.
ATACTTGTCAATAAACAACCAGTCACAGCTAAGGCAGAAAATAAACGTCGCATAGTTAGGCTTCCTCTGGTAAATATTATGTTTGTAATCTTAAGTAACAGTTTTGTTAGTATTATTAACTAAACTTTACTACTCTATGCTTGACAATGGACGATAAATATAAGCAAAAGTGCCTTTTTACTCTGACGGGGTGACAATGAAGGTAAAAACAAGGCATGGTGTCGGGTGTCGGGTATGGGGTGTAGAGACAACAAAGATTTGTAAATGGATTTTTGGTTGGTTTGTGTTTCAAATTATATACAAATATTGAGAAATATGACATTTTTTTATAAAAATTGAAATATGGTTTTAGCGATCGCTAGTTAAATTGCGATAAATTGGTTAGACTCAAACTTTCTGTCCGCCTGGGGTAGCTGCCAAGAAGTGATGTAAATAACTTTTTGTATCCTAGAGGCATCATCTAAAATCTGAATGTGTTTCTATGAAGGTGCTTAATTATCAGTGTTTTGGTAATTGATAATATTTTGTAACAACAGGAATGAGCGAATAAATAGTTAAGAATTAAGTGAAAAAATATCAATTTCGCGAAATTTGATGAATACTTCAAAATGTCAGAAAGCAAAATCAAAACTTATCAATCCCGAAAAGAATCTGAAGACATAGATATAATATCAGGAAATCAACATAAGATGTGCAGTAAGTAAACTAGTTTGCAACCATCTGGAATTATAACTGCAAGCCGCAAAGATTCTCTTTGCAGGGAGAAATAAGAATGGGAAAGACAAAGTTCAAAGTTTAATCTACTATCAAAATTTATGGATAATCTTGCCTGTCTAGGGGCTACAAGTGACGTACATCCATAGTTAGCAGATATTAGGTATTCATCTCCAGGAGATTTCATGAAAATAGCAGTTGCTAAAGAAATTGAAGTTTGTGAACGTCGGGTGTCATTAATTCCTGACACAGTAGCCAAGTTAGTAAAACAAGGCTTAGAGATTTTAGTAGAAAGTGGTGCGGGAGAAAAAGCATATTTCAGTGATGCTGACTATGAAGCAGCCGGAGCCAAAATTATCAGCGATGCAGCAACATTATGGAGTGAAGCTGATATATTGCTGAAAGTAAGTCCACCACAAGAACGAGAAGATGGACGCTCAGAAATAGATTTACTCAAACCAGGATCAGTTTTAATTAGCTTTCTTAATCCTTTGGGTAATCCTGTCGTAGCGCAACAATTGGCAAATCGTCAAATTACTGCTTTGAGTATGGAATTAATTCCCCGTACTACTAGGGCGCAAAGTATGGATGCTTTATCTTCTCAAGCTTCACTAGCGGGGTATAAATCTGTATTGATTGCGGCGGCGGCATTACCGAAATATTTCCCAATGTTGACAACTGCTGCGGGTACGATCGCTCCCGCTAAAGTATTTATTATGGGAGCAGGTGTAGCAGGATTGCAAGCGATCGCAACTGCTAGAAGATTAGGCGCAGTCGTAGAAGCCTTTGACATTCGCCCAGCCGTTAAAGAAGAAGTACAAAGCTTAGGCGCGAAATTCGTCGAAGTCAAACTAGAAGAAGAAACCGTTGCTGCTGGTGGTTACGCCAAAGAAAT
It contains:
- a CDS encoding Re/Si-specific NAD(P)(+) transhydrogenase subunit alpha codes for the protein MKIAVAKEIEVCERRVSLIPDTVAKLVKQGLEILVESGAGEKAYFSDADYEAAGAKIISDAATLWSEADILLKVSPPQEREDGRSEIDLLKPGSVLISFLNPLGNPVVAQQLANRQITALSMELIPRTTRAQSMDALSSQASLAGYKSVLIAAAALPKYFPMLTTAAGTIAPAKVFIMGAGVAGLQAIATARRLGAVVEAFDIRPAVKEEVQSLGAKFVEVKLEEETVAAGGYAKEISEDSKKRTQELVAEHVKNSDVVITTAQVPGRKAPQLVTQEMVAQMKPGSVIVDLAAEQGGNCACTEAGKDIVWNGVTIIGPINLPSSMPVHASQLYAKNVTSLMQLLIKDKALQINFGDDIVDAACVTHAGEIRNQRVKDALQAVAV